One Deltaproteobacteria bacterium DNA segment encodes these proteins:
- a CDS encoding ABC transporter substrate-binding protein, translating to MKRVFGIMAMVFLFALISTTGALAGDTLGVGLCAPMSGGAASWGKKAEVGTRFAIERINAAGGVVPRCEGKAKKLELIEVADDKNDPREGAAIAQRFVDNPRILAMIGPITSTVALAGAPILNKHGLVQLAIGATAPSYTNAGPYSFRVVPTDAFQGRYIAQWAKSQGRWSRFATIYVNDDYGRGLNEMFVKAMAESGGKVVASEAFLPNDTDFSVQLAKIKSLKADALFIAGHYKEGALIARQARELGMKVQILGTDGIGHPEYIKVAGKAAEGTYYSGYFSLKDKRPYVQKWAADFKKKYGRDPGLVEGLANDCVLLVAKAIELGGADRLELAVALSSIGPYRPPVMGAMGENQFDANGDMVRDMLMYVVKGGVAVLAQ from the coding sequence ATGAAAAGGGTGTTTGGAATTATGGCAATGGTTTTCCTGTTTGCCCTTATCTCCACCACGGGTGCACTGGCCGGAGATACCCTGGGAGTGGGACTATGTGCACCCATGAGCGGTGGAGCGGCGTCCTGGGGCAAGAAGGCCGAGGTAGGGACCCGGTTTGCCATTGAGCGCATCAATGCGGCAGGTGGGGTCGTCCCGCGATGCGAGGGCAAGGCCAAAAAACTGGAACTGATCGAGGTTGCCGACGACAAGAATGATCCCCGGGAGGGTGCTGCCATCGCCCAGCGTTTCGTGGACAATCCAAGGATCCTGGCCATGATCGGTCCCATCACCAGTACCGTGGCTCTGGCCGGGGCCCCTATCCTGAACAAGCACGGCCTGGTCCAGCTGGCCATAGGGGCCACCGCCCCCTCCTATACCAATGCCGGACCCTATTCCTTCCGGGTCGTACCGACGGACGCCTTCCAGGGGCGATACATCGCCCAGTGGGCGAAGAGCCAGGGAAGATGGAGCCGCTTCGCCACCATTTACGTGAACGATGACTACGGGAGGGGCTTGAACGAGATGTTCGTCAAAGCCATGGCCGAATCAGGCGGAAAGGTCGTGGCCTCCGAGGCCTTTCTTCCCAATGATACCGATTTTTCGGTCCAACTGGCAAAGATCAAATCCCTGAAGGCCGATGCCCTGTTTATCGCCGGGCATTACAAGGAGGGGGCCCTTATAGCAAGACAGGCCAGGGAATTGGGGATGAAGGTCCAGATCCTGGGGACGGACGGCATCGGGCATCCGGAGTATATCAAGGTGGCGGGAAAGGCCGCGGAAGGCACCTATTATTCCGGATACTTTTCGTTGAAGGACAAACGGCCCTATGTCCAGAAGTGGGCTGCCGACTTCAAAAAGAAGTACGGCCGGGATCCAGGCCTGGTGGAAGGGCTGGCCAATGACTGTGTCCTCCTGGTCGCCAAGGCCATAGAGCTGGGAGGAGCGGATCGACTGGAACTGGCGGTCGCCCTTTCTTCCATCGGTCCCTATCGCCCGCCCGTAATGGGAGCCATGGGTGAGAACCAGTTCGACGCCAACGGGGACATGGTAAGGGATATGTTAATGTATGTTGTAAAAGGCGGGGTGGCGGTCCTGGCCCAATAG
- a CDS encoding 4Fe-4S binding protein, which yields MRPQAKKPFDSSSIPDDLCPIATEYSVLKTGDWRAERPVVDRDRCVKCATCWVYCPTQCIVEKPAWFEANLVICKGCGICAQECPHHAIVMVEEGEE from the coding sequence ATGAGACCACAGGCGAAGAAACCCTTTGATTCCTCAAGTATTCCGGATGACTTGTGTCCCATCGCGACCGAGTACTCGGTGCTCAAAACCGGGGACTGGCGGGCGGAACGTCCCGTGGTGGACCGGGACAGATGCGTGAAGTGTGCCACGTGCTGGGTCTATTGCCCGACCCAGTGTATCGTGGAGAAACCGGCCTGGTTCGAGGCGAACCTGGTGATCTGCAAGGGATGCGGCATTTGCGCTCAGGAATGCCCGCACCATGCCATTGTCATGGTGGAAGAAGGCGAGGAGTAG
- a CDS encoding 2-oxoacid:acceptor oxidoreductase family protein — MYEIRFHGRGGQGAVLASKILAKAMVEEGKYVKAIPSFGFERRGAPVEAFLRFDREPIRRTTNIYHPDCVICLDPTLPRAVDIFKGMKPGGILVQATKKSLEELQVTAPLSRVGLCDAFGIALGIFGRPITNSIMLGAFARTTGIVSLDSLNKGMASVAFRDAALEMNLEAVRRGYDETKVFQLDPQEKS; from the coding sequence ATGTACGAGATTCGGTTCCACGGCAGAGGAGGCCAAGGAGCGGTGCTGGCCTCCAAGATTCTGGCAAAGGCCATGGTGGAGGAAGGAAAGTACGTCAAGGCGATTCCTTCATTTGGGTTTGAGAGACGCGGGGCACCAGTGGAGGCGTTCCTGAGGTTCGACCGGGAGCCCATTCGAAGGACCACGAACATCTACCACCCGGATTGCGTCATCTGCCTGGATCCGACCCTTCCCCGGGCGGTGGACATCTTCAAGGGGATGAAGCCTGGGGGGATTCTTGTGCAGGCTACCAAGAAGTCCCTCGAGGAACTTCAGGTCACGGCTCCCCTTTCAAGGGTCGGGCTCTGCGATGCCTTTGGAATAGCCCTCGGTATTTTCGGACGTCCCATCACCAATTCCATTATGCTGGGTGCCTTTGCCAGGACGACGGGGATCGTCTCGCTGGATTCCCTGAACAAGGGGATGGCCTCCGTGGCCTTCCGGGACGCAGCCCTGGAGATGAACCTGGAGGCTGTGAGAAGGGGTTATGATGAGACCAAGGTGTTCCAGCTCGACCCTCAGGAGAAATCATGA